In Onychostoma macrolepis isolate SWU-2019 chromosome 04, ASM1243209v1, whole genome shotgun sequence, one DNA window encodes the following:
- the LOC131538756 gene encoding uncharacterized protein LOC131538756, which produces MGIALCCVWAAYTTAELPEVVAPAVASPEVAVHAAEPPEAAGLASAPCMVVAPSNVLSTCYVAVEETVTKFSLCPEVTAVEPPEVAAAAAEPPEVSAVAVNKLSFCPVTAMEAVKELSFCPVTAMEAVKELSFCPVTAMKAVNELSFCPVTAMETNHELSVFPTSVLVSVHVLSPPYVSILPRSQALLWVPDPSWWPPALSAPPWWSSAPTVPSGPPWWAPVPSGPPWWAPVPSGPPWWAPVPSGPPWWAQVPSGPPWWARVLSAPPWWAPVPPAQPWWVPVPPAPPWWVPVPSTLPWLPALPALPQSQITPLPQGPGPPSLPLFRLRSTSLLDYRLCGASGSRSFTRTPDHTASLITHTISTLDILPLVAEYRMHYRCPTEPVSLPSLALPCLA; this is translated from the coding sequence ATGGGGATCGCTTTATGttgtgtttgggctgcgtacaccaccgcagaactgcccgaggtggtgGCACCCGCTgtagcttctccagaggtggcggtccatgctgcagaacctccagaagcggcAGGGCTCGCGTcggccccttgtatggtggtggcgcccagtaaTGTACTCTCAACCTGTTATGTGGCGGTCGAAGAGACCGTTACTAAATTCTCCCTGTGTCCCGAGgttactgctgtagaacctccagaggtggcggcagctgctgcagaacctccagaggtgtcagcagTAGCTGTCAAtaaactctcgttctgtcctgtcacggctatggaggccgtcaaagaactctcgttctgtcctgtcacggctatggaggccgtcaaagaactctcgttctgtcctgtcacggctatgaaggccgtcaatgaactctcgttctgtcctgtcacagctatggaaACTAACCatgaactttctgtgttccctacctcagtccttgtgtctgtgcatgttctgtctcctccttatgtctccattctccctaggtcccaggccctgctgtgggttcctgatccgtcgtggtggcCTCCCGCGctatctgctccaccgtggtggtcttctgctccaacTGTTCcatctggtccgccctggtgggctcctgtcccgtctggtccgccctggtgggctcctgtcccgtctggtccgccctggtgggctcctgtcccgtctggtccgccctggtgggctcaagtcccgtctggtccgccctggtgggctcgtgttctgtcggctccgccctggtgggcccCAGTCCCGCCTGCTCAGCCCTGGTGGGTCCCagtcccgcctgctccgccctggtgggttccagtcccgtccactctgccctggcttcctgctctgccagcTCTACCTCAgtcccagatcactccgctGCCACagggacctggccctccatccctccccctgttccgcctccgctccacctccctcctggattatagactgtgtggagcgtctggaagccgttctttcacacgcacacctgatcacacagcatcactaatcacacacactatttcaaccctggacattctcccCCTCGTCGCCGAGTAtcgtatgcattatcgctgccctacagagcccgttagtttgcctagcctagccttgccttgccttgcctag